The region GCGCGAACAGTTCGAAGCGCTTCTTCTCCACGCCGCCGCTGGTCGCGTAGGCATTCATGCGCAATTGCGCCGGCAGGCCCTTCAGTTGGGCGTCGCCCGACATCTCCACGTAGGGATACCAGACGTTGTTCATGCCCATGAGCGACGCGGCGGTCAACGCGGCATTCGCGTCCGTTTCGGACAGGCCCGACTTGAACGCTTCAACCAGCACCGGGCTGCGCGCGGCAAAGGCGGCGGCCAGAGCGGCGCCGACGGCATCTTCCGCCGACAGGGTGGAACGGCCGATCACCGAATCCAGATTCAGGCGGATGTCCTTGGCCCAGTCCGGCACAAGTTCCTTGATGGATTGAATGAATTCCATAGTTTTTACCTATAATCCAGGGCTATCAAAGCCCGGCTGACCGGGCTCTGGAAACCGAGCCGGCAAACCGGCTCGGGGCGGCCTGTGCAC is a window of Bordetella sp. N DNA encoding:
- a CDS encoding carboxymuconolactone decarboxylase family protein produces the protein MEFIQSIKELVPDWAKDIRLNLDSVIGRSTLSAEDAVGAALAAAFAARSPVLVEAFKSGLSETDANAALTAASLMGMNNVWYPYVEMSGDAQLKGLPAQLRMNAYATSGGVEKKRFELFALTASIIGKCHFCVQSHYALLKQEGYSTEQLRDVGRIAAVVNATAQVLAAQGK